A genomic segment from Burkholderia plantarii encodes:
- a CDS encoding efflux RND transporter periplasmic adaptor subunit, with amino-acid sequence MHTASGTKHDAKHDAKHVITPPDGSTPNRFAPPSHPARTVPRAASGAVALAALLALAACQGDKRDAAPPPPEVGVTRLAPQSVPLVDTFNGRVEAVDSAELRARVSGYLERIAYKEGDTVAQGAVLFVIDPRPYRIALERADAQLEHARAAARLAQTQLARARTLIATHAVSQEELDTAQAADLQARADQHAAEAAVDDAKLNLGYTEVRAPIAGRASRARLTVGNLARADDSLLTTVVSQDPVYVYFDCDEQSYLRYLAQRTNPAGRALDANPVRVELANETGFPHAGTVDFLDNRLDPATGTIRARVRLANPNRLFTPGLYARVQLTSGEDHAALLVDDKAILTDQDRKYVYVLGAGDKALRRDVTIGRRIGAERVVEKGLAAGDQVVVDGTQRIYYPGAPVKPKAVPAPALTTAGTDAASPATVQ; translated from the coding sequence ATGCATACGGCTTCCGGTACGAAACACGACGCAAAGCACGACGCAAAGCACGTCATCACGCCTCCCGACGGTTCGACCCCGAACCGCTTCGCGCCGCCTTCCCATCCCGCCCGCACCGTCCCGCGCGCCGCTTCCGGCGCCGTGGCGCTGGCCGCGCTGCTCGCGCTGGCCGCCTGTCAGGGTGACAAGCGCGATGCCGCGCCGCCGCCGCCCGAAGTCGGCGTGACGCGGCTCGCGCCGCAGTCGGTGCCGCTCGTCGATACCTTCAACGGCCGCGTGGAGGCCGTCGATTCGGCCGAGCTTCGCGCGCGCGTGAGCGGCTATCTGGAGCGGATCGCCTACAAGGAGGGCGACACCGTCGCGCAGGGTGCCGTGCTGTTCGTGATCGACCCGCGCCCGTACCGCATCGCCCTGGAGCGCGCCGACGCGCAGCTCGAACACGCGCGCGCGGCGGCCCGGCTCGCGCAGACGCAGCTCGCGCGCGCCCGCACGCTGATCGCCACCCACGCGGTCTCGCAGGAGGAACTCGACACGGCGCAGGCCGCCGACCTGCAGGCGCGCGCCGACCAGCACGCGGCCGAGGCCGCCGTGGACGACGCGAAGCTGAACCTCGGCTACACCGAGGTGCGCGCGCCGATCGCCGGACGCGCGAGCCGCGCGCGGCTGACGGTGGGCAACCTCGCGCGCGCCGACGATTCGCTGCTGACCACGGTGGTCTCGCAGGATCCGGTCTACGTCTACTTCGATTGCGACGAGCAGAGCTACCTGCGCTATCTGGCGCAGCGCACCAACCCGGCCGGCCGCGCGCTCGACGCGAACCCGGTGCGCGTCGAGCTGGCCAACGAGACCGGCTTCCCGCACGCGGGCACGGTCGATTTCCTCGACAACCGGCTCGATCCGGCCACCGGCACGATCCGCGCGCGCGTGCGCCTCGCCAACCCGAACCGGCTGTTCACGCCGGGCCTCTACGCGCGCGTGCAGCTGACGAGCGGCGAGGACCATGCGGCGCTGCTGGTGGACGACAAGGCGATCCTGACCGACCAGGACCGCAAGTACGTGTATGTGCTCGGCGCCGGCGACAAGGCGCTTCGCCGCGACGTGACGATCGGCCGGCGCATCGGCGCCGAACGCGTGGTGGAGAAGGGGCTCGCCGCCGGCGACCAGGTGGTGGTGGACGGCACCCAGCGCATCTACTACCCGGGCGCGCCGGTCAAGCCGAAGGCGGTACCCGCGCCGGCGCTGACCACCGCCGGCACCGACGCCGCGTCGCCCGCCACGGTGCAGTGA
- a CDS encoding RidA family protein, which translates to MMQILQPPEWVRPRGYANGVAAKGRLVFTSGQLGWDAQEKLAGERYAEQAIQALRNIVAVLAEAGAKPEHLVRLTWYVSDREAYFAEAKEVGRAYRELIGHFPPMSAFQVAALMVEGAKVQIEATAVIPD; encoded by the coding sequence ATGATGCAGATCCTGCAACCGCCCGAGTGGGTGCGCCCGCGCGGCTACGCCAATGGCGTGGCCGCCAAAGGGCGCCTGGTGTTCACCTCGGGCCAGCTCGGCTGGGACGCACAGGAGAAGCTTGCCGGCGAGCGCTACGCGGAGCAGGCGATCCAGGCGCTGAGGAACATCGTGGCGGTGCTGGCCGAGGCCGGCGCGAAGCCCGAGCACCTGGTGCGCCTGACCTGGTACGTGTCGGACCGCGAGGCCTATTTCGCCGAAGCGAAGGAAGTGGGCCGCGCGTACCGCGAGCTGATCGGGCATTTCCCGCCGATGAGCGCGTTCCAGGTGGCCGCGCTGATGGTGGAGGGCGCCAAGGTGCAGATCGAGGCCACCGCGGTGATCCCCGACTGA
- a CDS encoding acyl-CoA thioesterase, protein MSAASFEKDYPIRFSHCDPAGIVYFPQYLVLTNWALEDFFNEGLKVDFAGLIERRLGIPIVRLQTEFVRASRQGEVLTLRIEVTRLGERSLTATFTGRVGDEVRLRSEQVFVMISLDKVASMPFPDDIRDALQRYLPVAEEVAS, encoded by the coding sequence ATGAGCGCGGCAAGCTTCGAAAAAGACTATCCGATTCGCTTTTCCCACTGCGATCCGGCCGGCATCGTCTATTTCCCGCAGTACCTGGTGCTGACCAACTGGGCACTCGAGGACTTCTTCAACGAAGGGCTGAAGGTGGACTTCGCGGGCCTGATCGAGCGGCGCCTGGGCATCCCGATCGTCAGGCTGCAGACCGAGTTCGTCCGGGCCTCGCGCCAGGGCGAGGTGCTGACGCTGCGCATCGAGGTGACGCGGCTCGGCGAGCGTTCGCTCACGGCCACCTTCACGGGCCGCGTCGGCGACGAGGTGCGCCTGCGCAGCGAGCAGGTGTTCGTGATGATCTCGCTCGACAAGGTGGCCTCGATGCCGTTCCCCGACGACATCCGCGACGCGCTGCAACGCTACCTGCCGGTGGCCGAGGAGGTGGCGTCATGA